TGGACAGGTAGTGGTGCCAGACGCCGACCGCGATGTACGCGACGAAGTTGGACTCGCGACTCCGGTCGGTGACCTGCTCCGGGTCGCCGTCGTGATAGGCCGCGTACCAGGAGCCGTCGCCGTTCTGGTGGCGGGCGAGCCAGGCGTAGGCGCGGGCGGCGGCCTCGTGCTCGCCGGCCGCGTCCAGGGCCATGGCGGCCTCGGTGTGGTCCCACGGGTCCAGGTGGTGGCCCCGGAACCAGGGGATGGCGCCGTCCTCGCGCTGCACCGCGAGTATCCCGGCCACGGTCTCGGCGGCCTGCTCGGCGGTGAGCACCCCGGGCAGGACGAGGTGCTCGGCGATCCGCTCGGGAGAGGTCACTGGGCGTCGGCCTTGGGGAGGTGGGGCTTGGTGGCGTAGGCGACGAAGCTCTTGCCGACGACCGGGTTGAGCAGCTGCTCGGCGACCCGGGTCAGGGCGGGCTTCTTCATGATGTCCCAGACCAGGAGCTTGTGGTACGCGCGGACCGGCAGCGCCTTGTCGTTGTCCACGCCGAAGGCGCACTTGAGCCACCAGTACGGCGAGTGCAGCGCGTGCGCGTGGTGGGTGCCGTACGGCTTGAGGCCGGCCTGCCGGATCTTGGCGAGCAGCTCGTCGGCCTTGTAGATGCGGATGTGGCCGCCCTCGACCTCGTGGTACGCGTCGGAGAGCGCCCAGCAGACCTTCTCGGGGCCGTACCGGGGCACGGTGATCGCGATCCGGCCGCCCGGCTTGAGGACGCGGACCATCTCGGCGAGCACGCCCTTGTCGTCGGGGATGTGCTCCATGACCTCGGAGATGATCACGACGTCGAAGGACTCGTCGGGGAAGGGCAGGTTGAGGGCGTCGCCCTCCATCGCGGTGGCGGTCGCACCGGCCGGGGCCTCGCCGGCCTCCTTCATGGCGGCGAACCACTTGGCGACCTCGCGGATCTCCTCGCCGTTCTGGTCGAGCGCCACGACCTGGGCACCACGCCGGTAGCACTCGAAGGCATGCCGCCCCGCACCACAGCCCAGATCGAGCACACGATCGCCGGGGGCGAGCGGAAAACGGGTGAAGTCGACGGTCAGCACGAGGTCTGCCTTTCACGGTTGGAGAGTGGTTGCGGGCAGTCGCCGCCTAGTTGTGGGTGGGCGCCGCCGCTCGGTTGTGGGCAGGCGTTCCGCGGGGCGGAACGGGTGGGCACAACCGACCCACCGGGCCGCACCCGGCACCGACGGCGGGGTGTCACCGGCGGACTCCGGCTCCCTGACGGGCCACGGCCTCGCGGTACAGCTCGGCCGTCCCCTGCGCGGCCCGCGCCCAGGTGAAGTTGGCCAGGACCCGCTCGCGCCCGGCGGCACCCAGCCGAGCCCGCAGCTCGGGATCGCCAAGCACCCGCCCCAGCGCAGCGGCCAGCGCACCGGCATCCCCCGGCGGCACCGCCAAGCAGGTCTCGCCGTCGGGACCGGCAACCTCCGGGATGGCGCCGCCCGTCGTCGCGACCAACGCGGTCCCCGTCGCCATCCCCTCCGCCGCCGGCAGCGAGAACCCCTCGTACAGCGACGGCACGCACGCGACCTGCGCGGACCGGTAGAGGTCCACGAGCTCGGCATCGCTGATGCCCTTGACGAACGAGACGGCGCCGTCGAGCCCGTACCGCTCGATCGCGGCGGCCACCGGCCCGTCCTCGGCGCGCTTGCCGACGACGACGAGGTGCGCCTCGGGGTTCTCCGTACGGAGCTTGGCGAGCGCCTCGATGAGGAAGACCAGGCCCTTGAGCGGGACGTCGGCGCTGGAGGTGGTGACGATCCGCCCGGGGACCTCGGCGACGGACGGATCCGGCGACCACAGGTCGGTGTCGGCACCGATGTGGACGACCCGGATGCGCTCCTCCCGTACGCCCAGGTGCTCCACGATCTCCTGGCGGGAGGTGCCGGAGACGGTGAGGACGGACGGCAGCCGGCGGGCGACCTTCTTCTGCATGCCGGTGAAGGCGTACCAGCGGCGGACGGAGGCGCGGCGCTTCCAGTCGGCGGCGGCGTCGAGTTCGAGCTGCCGGTCGACGGTGATGGGGTGGTGGATCGTGGTGACGAGCGGCGCGCCGATCGCGCGCGGCCCGCCGAGGAGCCCGTACCCCAGGGTCTGGTTGTCGTGGACGACGTCGAAGTCGCCGCGGCGGGCGGCGAGCATGCGCCGGGCCCGCAGGGAGAAGGTGAGCGGCTCGGGGAAGCCGCCGGTCCACATGGTGGCGACTTCGAGCGCGTCGATCCAGTCCCGGTACTCCTCGCGCTTCGGGGTCCGGAAGGGGTCCGGCGAGCGGTAGAGGTCGAGACTGGCTATCTCGGTGAGCTTGAGCCCCGCGAGGTCCTCGCCCTCGTCCAGGACGGGGTACGGCTGGGAGCCGATGACCTCGACGCTGTGGCCGAGGCGGACGAGCTCGCGGGAGAGGTGCCGGACGTAGACGCCCTGGCCCCCGCAGAACGGGTTCCCCTTGTACGTGAGGAGAGCGATCCGCAACGGACCGTCACCGGCCGCGGTGACGCCCTGTCGGGGGCTTGCCTCTATGGCCTCAGCGGTCATGCGCGACCCCCTTCGAGCGTGCGTTTCGCGGGAGCGTAACCGCTCGCGCTAATCTAGAACAAGTTACAGACTTGATCGTTCTTGATCCTTCAAGGAGCACAGAATCTACCGGCAGGTAGCTCCGTGGTGAGAGCCGGAACAGGTGATTCGCGCCACGGCGGCGGCACGGCCATACTGTCGCTCCCCACCGAACGGAAGCCGCACGGAACGGGACCTCATGACCGCAGACAGCAGAGCGGACCACAGAGCCGCGTCGCCGCCCCTCACGGAGCGCCAGGAGGCGCGGAGGCGCCGCATCCTGAACGCCAGCGCCCAGCTCGCGGCCCGGGGCGGCTTCGACGCCGTGCAGATGCGGGAGGTCGCCGAAGCGGCGGGGGTCGCCCTCGGCACCCTGTACCGGTACTTCCCCTCCAAGATCCACCTCCTCGTGGCGACCATGCAGGACCAGCTCCAGCACATGCACACCACGCTGCGGAAGCGGCCGCCCGCCGGCGCGGACCCGGCGGAACGGGTCGCCGAGACCCTGATGCGCGCCTTCCGGGCGCTGCAGCGGGAACCGCAGCTGGCCGACGCGATGGTGCGGGCGCTGACCTTCGCGGACCGCAGCGTGAGCCCCGAGGTCGACACGGTCTCCCGGGTGACGACCGCGATCATCCTGGACGCGATGGGGGCGGAGCATCCGACCCCGAGTCAGCTCTCGGTGGTCCGGGTGATCGAGCACACCTGGCACTCGGCGCTGATCACCTGGCTGTCCGGACGCGCCTCGATCGCACAGGTGAAGATCGACATCGAGACGGTCTGCCGGCTGATCGACCTGACCGCCCCCGGGGCGGGTGCCGCTCCCGGGGGCGAGTGACCTCAGGGCTTCTTGTTCTTCTTCAGGTCGGCCGCGAAGAGCGCCTCGCACTCCGGGCCGGTGTCGGTGGCGATGAACATCACCATCTTCAGCGGCCCGGTGGAGTGGTTGCTGGCCTTGAGCTGCCAGCCGCTCTTCGTGAAGGTCTTGATCTCCGAGCCGCCCTGCGCGAGGCCCTTACCCTCGGCCCAGCCGCCCTTGGCGAGGGCCGTGACCGTGCCGTCGTAGGACTTCTTCGGGTCGGCCGCCTTCTCGGCGTCGGCGTTCCAGGTGACCATGCAGTTCTTCAGCTCGGGCGCCACCGGGTCGCCGGTGGGGTCCTCGGCGAAGCCGGCGGCGGTCGCCGCGCTCTCGATCTCCTTGCTCACCGCGTCGGCGGTGAGCGTGCCGTCGCCCGCCTCCGAGCCCCCGCCCGAACCGCCCGTCGAAGCCGAACCGGCCGAGGAGGAACCGGCCGAGGACGAACCGCCCTTGTCCGTACCGCCCTCGCTGCCACAGCCCGAGACGAGCAGCGCCACACCGGCGGCCGCGGCCACCCACATCGCCTTGCGCACAACACTCCCAATTCCGCGCGCACGAAGGCCCCTTGCCCCCGTGACCAAGGGGCCTAGTTTTGCACGTGGAAACGGCTGCTCGTCCCGACAGGGCTACTCCTCCGGAGGGAACACCGGTTCCCCGCCGTCCGCCAGGGTGATGAGGATGGCCTCCACCGGGCAGCCCTCCGCCGCCGCGAGGAGGCGTTCGCCCGCGTCGGTCTCCGGTTCGCGGGGGTGGGACTGACGGGCCGTGTCGAGCCGGAAGCCGTCCGGGGCGTGGTTGACGCACATGCCGGAGCCGATGCAGACGCTCCGGTCGACCTCGACGTGCCAGCGGTCCCCCATCACGCCCCGCCCTCGTAGCCGCCGGGCAGGTGGATCATCTTGTGCTCCAGGTACTCGCCGAAGCCCTCGGGGCCGAACTCCCGGCCCAGGCCCGAGTTCTTGTAGCCGCCGAAGGGGCCGAGCATGTCGAGGCTGAAGGTGTTGACGTTGAAGGTGCCGGTGCGGACGCCACGGGCGAAGTCGATGCCGTGCTCCACGTCCCCGGTCCAGACGCTGCCGCTGAGCCCGAAGTCGGAGTCGTTCGCGATCCGCCGGGCCTCGGCCTCGTCCCCGTACGGCAGGAGGCAGATGACCGGGCCGAAGATCTCCTCGCGGGCGATCCGCATCGAGTTGTCGACGTCGCCGAAGAGGGTCGGCTCGACGTACCAGCCGCGCTCCAGACCGGCCGGACGTCCGCCGCCGGTGAGGACCTTGGCGCCCTCGGCCTGCCCGATCCCGATGTAGTCGAGGGAGCGCTGCTGCTGGCGCCGGGCGACGAGCGGACCGACCTGGGTGGCCGGGTCGAGCGGGTCGCCGACGACGAGCGCGCCGGCCGCCGCCGCGAGGGCCTCCGCGATCTCCTCGTACCGCGAGCGGGGCGCGAGGATGCGGGTCTGGGCCACGCACGCCTGCCCGTTGTTCATCCAGGCGGCCGGGACGATCCCGGCGACGGCGGTCGCCACGTCCGCGTCGGGGAGGATCACGGCGGCCGACTTGCCGCCCAGTTCGAGGGTGACGCGGGTGAGGTTGCGGGAGGCGACCTCCATGACCCGCTTGCCGGCGGCGACCGATCCGGTGAAGGAGACCTTGTCGACGCCGGGGTGGCCGACGAGGTACTCGCTGACCTCGCGGTCGGCGGGCAGGATCGACAGGACCCCCTCCGGGAGCCCGGCCTCCGCCGCGATCTCACCGAGGATGTACGAGTCGAGCGGCGACTCCGGCGAGGGCTTGAGGACCACCGTGCAGCCGGCGAGCAGCGCGGGCCCCAGCTTGGCGGCGGCGGTGAACTGCGGCACGTTCCACGGGACGACCGCCGCGACCACCCCTACCGGCTCGCGCCGCACGAGCAGCGGCCCGAGGACACCGCCGCGCCGCTCCTCGTACGGGAAGTCCCGGGCGACGGTGATCGCCGCGTCCCAGACCATCATCGCGCCGAGCGCCTGGGCGAGGACGGACCAGGAGTACGGGGAGCCGTTCTGGGAGCTGATGACGCGGCCGATCTCCTCGTACCGGACGGCGATGGCGTCCTTGATGCGGGTGACGACCGCGATCCGCTCCTCGACGGTCATCCGGGGCCAGGGGCCGTGGTCGAAGGCGGCGCGGGCGGCGGCCACGGCCCGGTCGACATCGGCCTCGGAGGCGTGCGGGACACGGCCGATGACCTGCTCGGTGTGCGGGGAGATCACCTCGATGACCCCGTCGCCGAGGGGATCGGTCAACTCCCCGCCGATGAACAGCTTTCCGTGCTCCACAAGCTCGGTCATGACCGCTGCCTCCCGGGGAGATGGAATTGCCCGTTGAAGTTCCGACGATGTTCCTGACGGTTCTTCAGAACTGATACCAGTTCTAGTTATACTTGGCCAGACTTGAGGCCAAACCGGCCCCCACCAGCAGCTTTGCCACTGGTGGGGGCCGTCGTCATGCCGCCTGGGCCGTCTGTGGGCCGTCGGGTGCTTCGCCGCGCGCCTTGTAGACGTCGTCGACAGCCTTCCGGGTGCGGCTCTCGCTGCTCGGCATGAGGTGGGTGTACGTCCTCAGCGTGAAGCCGGGGTCGGCGTGCCCCAGATAGCCGCTCAACGCCTTGATGTTCTCGCCCGCGTCGAGCAGCACGGAGGCGTAGAAGTGCCTCAGCGCGTGCATGCCGTCCTCGCGCGACTCCTTGGGCCTCTCCCCCGGTTCAGGAGCCGGGATGACGTCCGCGGCCACGAGGGCGGGCTTCCAGGAGGCGGTGTTGAAGTAGTGCCGGCCGACGGCCTTGCCCTCCTCCGTCGTGAACATCAGACGCTTGGTCACGAGCGGACCGTTCAGCGTCTCCCACGGCAGCGTGACCTCCTCGGGCGGGAACTCCTTCATATGGGCGGCCAGCGCGCGGCTCACGTGCACGGGCAAGGGAACGTCACGCACCTTGCCGCGCTTCGGCGGGGCGAAGACGGCTCGTCCGCCGATGAGCTTCACCTGATAGCCGACGTGCAACCACCCCGTGAGGAAGCCGACTTCGTCGACCGGAAGCCCGAAGATCTCGCCCTGCCGAAGCCCACAGCCGCCGCCCACGTCGACCATCGCCCGGTAGTGGGCTGGGAGCGCCTCTCGCACCGCGAACACCTGCTCAACGCTCCACGGGCGAACGCGCTTCGAAGCCTGTGCCGGCGCCTTCACCGAAGCGGCACGGAAGGGATTCCGCGCGATGAGCCGGTCGTCCACGGCGGCCGTGAAGACCGCCGAGACGTTGGCGTAGATGGTCCGCCGGGTAGACGCGGCCAGGCCCGCGTCCTCCAGCTTCCGCAGCCACTCCCGGATGTGCTCGGGCTGGAACGAACCGAGGGGGCGGGACCCGATGTACGGGTACGCGTGCAGCCGGATCCTGGACTCGGCTCCGGTGCGCGTGGAGACGTCCGTCGTCTGCGCGGCGACCCAACGTTCGGCGTACTGCTGGAAGGTGGTGCGTCCGACCTTCGGGTCGATGTACTCGCCCCTGGCCATGTCCGTCTCGATGCTCGTCAGCCACTGCTCGGCGAGGCGCTTCTGCCGGTCGGGGAAGCTCTTGGACTTCTCTGTGCCGTCGGGGCCGACGTACCGGGCCCGGTAGCGCATGCCCGTGCCGTAGCGGTCCGTCTTAACGCGCCGGGTCTTGCCGTCGGCGCCCTGCTCGACCTTGAACCAACGGTCCTGGATGTGACCTGCCATGTGGTGCTGTGCCTCTCTCAGGGAAAGCCGTGGGGCGCGACCGCATGGCCGCGCCCCGGGGGTTGGATCGATCGGTTGTGTCTCAGGCGGCCAAGTCGGCGGCCATGCGCTCACGCGTCCACTGCTGGACGGCGACGGGGTCGTACCGGACGTGCTTCCCGACCCGGAAGCCGGGCGGGCCGGTGCGCTTTCGGCGCCACTGGTAGACGGTCTCCAGAGGCACGCCGAACAGCTCGGCGATGTCATCGGGGGTGAGGTAGCGGTCGGGGAGTCCGGATCGCAGGGTGGTCAAGGCGGATGCCATCCGCAGCTCTCCTCTCGGATGTGTCCGAGGTCGGGATTTCTGCGTCATCGCGTCATTCGCGTCACTCGGTCGTCTGACCTGCGGGTTTCAGTGACGCAAGGGTGCGCGGTCTGCGTCATTGGTGACGCAGGCTCTCCGTCACGGGTGACGCGGGTGACGCGGAGTGACGCAGACTTTGGCGTCTGCGTCACCGCCGTTACTGCTGGTCAGGTGCCGTTTCCGGCCGTCCGTGACACAGGTGACGCAGCGTTTCTCTCTTAGGAAAAAGAGAGGGTGGTGTCTGTTGTTGTGCGCGCCTCAATGCGTGAAGAGGGAGCCGCAGAGCGGCACGCCTTTGGAGCGGCGGCGCGGCCGCCGAAGAGCAAGAGGAGCACGTCCCCGCGTGGCGGCGTGCTCCTCTTGCCTGTGCGGTGGCCCGTGCGGCGCGGTCTAGAACATCCCGGCCTGCGTGTCGGGCGACGGCTGCGGCGGGCGGGACATCTCGATGTAGCGGGCGGTCTTGGTACGGCCCCAGTCGACGACGACACCGCGCGCGGCCAGGACGGGCTGCAGCCGCTTGAGCCGGTCGGAGAGGACCTTTCCGGTGGTCGGCCACCCCTTCGGCGCGGGCCGCAGGCCGTCGCGCGTGTAGAGCTGGGTGAGGCAGTGCAACCACTCGGACGACGTCATCCGAACGTCCGCGCCCGGATCGATGCCGGCGGCGTGGTCGAGGACGGTCTGCGCGAGCACGTCGCCCTCGATGACATCGTCGTTCAGGTCGTCCAGGCTGGTCCGGTAGGCGTCCAGCGCGCCGAAGCCGGTGGCCGCGTCAAGCTGCGCGCACAGGTGGGCGAAGTCGGCCATGCGCAGGTCGGTCGGGATCTGCGCCTGGGCGGCGCGGACCTTGACGGTGAGGTCGAGCAGCGAGCCGAGGATGACCGGGAGAATCTCCTCGAACTCCGCCCACAATTCCGCCTCGGTCCGCCGCACGAGCGGGCGCTCCAGACGCAGCGGGAGGAGGCGTTCGGCGAGGTCGGGGCGGATGACGCCGACGTCGATGCCAGTCAGCAGCAGGGGCTTGCGGTAGCGGGAGCGGACGACGTCGCCGTCGGTGAACAGGGCCCGCTTGATGGTCTCGGCGCCGGTGACGATGCAGCACATCAGGTCCGAGAGGTCCGGGCCGAGGTGGGAGAGGTTGTCGAGCGCGGTGACCCATCCGGCGGCGACGGCCGCGATGAGGTTCTCCTCGTCCTTCGGGGCGCGGCGCAGGTCGCTGCTCATACCCTCGATGATCCGCAGGAGCATCCGCGCGCCGGTGGACTTGCCCGCGCCCTGGGGGCCGGTGAGGAACGGGGCGGGGACGGGCACGGACGGCCCCAGGCAGCCGATGAGCCAGGCGATCGCCAGGCTCTCGGTCTGGGCGTTGGCGAAGTTGCACAGCCGCATCAGCAGGTCGATGCCTTTGCCGTTGGTGTCCCTGGCCGGCAGCGGGAGCTCCCCGGTGAGCTGGGTACGCCGCCAGCACACCTCCTGCGGGTCGGGGGTGCGGATATCCCATCCGGTGGGGTGGATGCGGACGGACTTGCCGTCGTCGCGGCCCAGGTCGAGCCAGGTCGCCCCGTCGAAGCCGGGGGCGACGCGGATGTGGACGGGCTGTACCTGCTCGGTGATGGCCAGTGCCTCGATCAAGTCCAGAGCCTCCTTGAGTGCGGTTCCGTTGAAGACGCCGTAGCCGTCCTTGAACAGGCCGACGATGAGTTCCTGGCGGTGGCTGCCCGTCGTTCCCTGGGAGCGGATCGGGCGGGCGACGGGGTGGCCGTTGCGCTGGGCGTAGACGGTGCCGTCGGCGGTGCGGAAGTACCGGAAGTGGGCCTGCGCGTAGGTGGAGATGACCTCGCGGGCCGGATTCTTATCGTCCTCGGACATGTCACATCCCCAGTGCGGTCTGGGCGTTGGACCACGCCTCGGTGCAGTGCCGGGGCAACTCCCCCTTGGCCTGCGCGGCGGTGAACAGGCGGCCGATGTGCGCCTCGGTGAGGCAGCCGCACCGGCCGTGGGCGGACAGCACCGCCAGGAACGTCCGGTACACCGTGGTGTGAATGGCGCTCGTAGCGTCGGTGATGCGCTGCTCGGCCATGGCGATACCGCGCTCCAGGTAGGCGGGCGAGCGGTGCCGGCACTCCCCGCCCCCGGTCGGCGCGGAGACGGTCACGGCACGCGGCGCCGGCCGGACGGCGGCGGGCTCCTTCTCGGCGAGCGCGCGCACCGTGTCCGGCAGCTCCGCCAGGGTGCCGGTGCCGGGGCCGAGCCACCGGGCGTAGGACATCAGGGACTTCAGGTCGACGCCGTCCCGGACGCCGTTCACTGAGCGCATGGTGCCGGAGTAGATCCAGTGCTGTCCGCGTGTGGTGGGCACGGTCGTGGTGGGCGGAAGGTGGGTGCGGGCCCAGTCGACGGCGGCCGGGTTGTCGAGGTCGACGACGGTCACGCCGGCGCCGCCGGGGTGGTAGCCGATGGCCCGCGTCCGGCGCCATGCGGCCGCCCACTGCGGGGAGGTGAGGACGGTCGGGTCGGTGGTGGCGGCGGCCCAGCCATGGCAGGGCCACGGGCAGGCGCAGGGGCCGGGGGTAGCCATGTTCGGGCGTCCACCGCACGCCAGGTCCTCGCAGGCGCGGCAGTTGCCGAGGGGGCGCTTGTCGGCCCGCAGGGGCAGGACCGGCAGCCCCATCTCGGCGAGGCCGAGGGCGGTGGCGGGGATGCTGTTCACGCCGCCACCCCCGCCCGGACCTGAGCCAGGAACGCGGCGCCGATCCACTGGGTGTAGGCGGGCGGGATGGCCTCGGTGAGTTCCTCCCGGACGTCGGTCCAGTCGATGCCCATGGCGGCCTGAAGCTCGGGGATGGTGGGCTTTCCGCCGCCGTTGCCGTACGCGGCGACGTACGGGCCGTCGAAGAACTCCCCGTGCCGCCACCCCCGCACTCGACCTCGGTGGGGGACGTGCGCGGGCTGGGCGACGCTCCACCGGCCGAGTTCGAAGTTCCGGTGCCGCAGCACGCCGAGGCCGAACTGCTCGCCGCACAAGGTCAGGTCCTTGCGGATCTCCGCCTTGCCGTTGGGCTGCTCGATCACGTACGGCAGGCCGGACGCCTCCAGCAGATCACGAGTGGGCGGGACCAGGTCGACGTGGGTGCCGCCCCAGCCCTTGGACCGGTTGGTACCGACGGTGAGCGCGCATCCGGCCTGGCAGGGCGGCGAGGTGTGGATGAACGCGTACCGCTCGATCTCCCCGGAGGCGATCAGGGCGGAGAGGTACTCCAAGGCATCGGCCTGGACGAAGGTGAAGGGGTAGTTCGGGCGAGGGCGGATGTCGACGCCGACGACGTCGAACCCGGCCCAGTCGAACCCGCGTCCGGCGCCGCCGGCGCACGAGTACAGGTCCAACAGGAGCGGCCGGGCGGCGTGCTCTCGCCGAATGAGGGTGGGTTGGGTCATGCTGGGTGTCTCCAGTTCTCTTGCTTAGTGCTGGATGTGAGGGCGGCCCCGGACTTTGCCGAGACGGGGGCCGCCCTTGTTGCTGTCACGCGGCGAACAGGCCACGCTGCCCTGGCTCGACGTCGACATCGACGACGGCGGGCTGCGGGGAGTCGGTGGTGACCGGAGTCAGGACGGGCGCACGAGTGTCGGTGGTGGGGCCGTCGTTGTGGAAGCGCCAGGTGCCGACGTCGTGCTGCGGCCGGTCCTTGGACGGCGGGGTGTAGCGACGGGCCTCGGCCGGGTGGGTCGCGTTCCAGTCCTCCGCGCACACCTTGTGGACGGCCTCTCCGGCGTGGGACCGCAGCGGGGTGGGCCTGCCGCACAGGCAGCACGGCCGGTCCCGGGTGGGGTCGAAGTGCCGGCCGTCGCCCCAGTCGAGGAGAGAGGTCATGGCAGGGGTCAGGAGGTCTTGGGGCGGGGGCGGCGGCGGGTGTCGGGGGTCTCGCTGCCGCGCGGGGAGGTGTTGGGGCGGGAGCCCATGTAGCCGAGGCCGCCGGGGGTGGTGGAGGCCAGGCCGGGGTGTCGCTTCGGGGGCTTGCTCGGGCCGTTCGGCATTGCTCCTCCTGGGTTCGGGTCAGAGGTTGGAGGCGGCCTCGACGAGCGAGGCCGCGAGCTGGTTGATGGGGCGGGCGGCGCCGGTGGAGGCGAGGAAGAACCCGAAGCCGGCGGCGATGAACGCGGCGCCGGGGCCGAGGGTGCGGGAGCGCAGGAGGAAGAACAGGACGAGTCCGAACAGGGCGACGAGCGAGACGGTGAGGGCCACGGGAAGGGGTCTCCGTTCGACGGTGGGGGTCAGCGGCGGGGGGTGCGGCGGCAGGTGGCGGCGTGGTCGTTGGCAACGCGGTCGGCGCCGTGCTTGCTGATGTGCCGGCCGGAGCCGCACCCGGCGCAGTAGAGGTAGGCCTTGAAGAGCGTGTCGCTGAGTTCGACCGTGTATCCGGCGGCCGTGGTGTAGGTGGTCCGAGCCATGATGGGGTTGTCTCCTTGGTCGGGTGGAGTGGTCAGGGAGGGAGGCAGAGATGGCCCGCAGAGGGCTCCTGGAGGGGGTTTCAGGGCCCTGAGCTGGGGTGCCTCCCTGCCTCCCTGGAAGGGTGTTTGCGCTGATCAGAGCCAGGGAGGCGGGTCAGGGAGGCGGTCAGGGAGTTCTCCCTGCCTCCCTGCCCGTCTCCCTGTCACCGGGAGGCCGTTTCGGGGGTCTGGTCGGCCCGTCGGGCGAGGGCGTCGGCGACCCTGAGGCCGTCGACGACCATGCGTCCGTCGGACTTGCGCGGCGGGGCGCCGGCCGCTTCGAGGACCTGGCGGAGGTCGGAGAACGTCCACTCGCGGTACTCGCCGGGGTTGAGCGCGGCGAGGCGGCGCAGGACTTCCTGGGTGAGCAGCTTCGGCTCGTCGCCGAGGACGCGGTCGATGTCGGCGAGCGCGTCGACGGCCGTCTGCGAGGGCTCGACGGCGCTCAGGGTGGTGACGCCGTCCCGCAAGTTCCGGGCCCGCTGGGCCACGGCCTTGGCGTCGTCGTCGTCGATGAAATGGGTGCGGACGGTGATGGACGGCTGCCCGGCCGGGATCTTGATGCCGTCCGAGGCGATGACGACCGTGCCCTTGTCGAGACCCTGGCGGAGCAGGTGCGGGGCGGCGCCGCC
The DNA window shown above is from Streptomyces vietnamensis and carries:
- a CDS encoding class I SAM-dependent methyltransferase — its product is MLTVDFTRFPLAPGDRVLDLGCGAGRHAFECYRRGAQVVALDQNGEEIREVAKWFAAMKEAGEAPAGATATAMEGDALNLPFPDESFDVVIISEVMEHIPDDKGVLAEMVRVLKPGGRIAITVPRYGPEKVCWALSDAYHEVEGGHIRIYKADELLAKIRQAGLKPYGTHHAHALHSPYWWLKCAFGVDNDKALPVRAYHKLLVWDIMKKPALTRVAEQLLNPVVGKSFVAYATKPHLPKADAQ
- a CDS encoding glycosyltransferase family 4 protein: MTAEAIEASPRQGVTAAGDGPLRIALLTYKGNPFCGGQGVYVRHLSRELVRLGHSVEVIGSQPYPVLDEGEDLAGLKLTEIASLDLYRSPDPFRTPKREEYRDWIDALEVATMWTGGFPEPLTFSLRARRMLAARRGDFDVVHDNQTLGYGLLGGPRAIGAPLVTTIHHPITVDRQLELDAAADWKRRASVRRWYAFTGMQKKVARRLPSVLTVSGTSRQEIVEHLGVREERIRVVHIGADTDLWSPDPSVAEVPGRIVTTSSADVPLKGLVFLIEALAKLRTENPEAHLVVVGKRAEDGPVAAAIERYGLDGAVSFVKGISDAELVDLYRSAQVACVPSLYEGFSLPAAEGMATGTALVATTGGAIPEVAGPDGETCLAVPPGDAGALAAALGRVLGDPELRARLGAAGRERVLANFTWARAAQGTAELYREAVARQGAGVRR
- a CDS encoding TetR family transcriptional regulator, translated to MTADSRADHRAASPPLTERQEARRRRILNASAQLAARGGFDAVQMREVAEAAGVALGTLYRYFPSKIHLLVATMQDQLQHMHTTLRKRPPAGADPAERVAETLMRAFRALQREPQLADAMVRALTFADRSVSPEVDTVSRVTTAIILDAMGAEHPTPSQLSVVRVIEHTWHSALITWLSGRASIAQVKIDIETVCRLIDLTAPGAGAAPGGE
- a CDS encoding ferredoxin is translated as MGDRWHVEVDRSVCIGSGMCVNHAPDGFRLDTARQSHPREPETDAGERLLAAAEGCPVEAILITLADGGEPVFPPEE
- a CDS encoding aldehyde dehydrogenase — encoded protein: MTELVEHGKLFIGGELTDPLGDGVIEVISPHTEQVIGRVPHASEADVDRAVAAARAAFDHGPWPRMTVEERIAVVTRIKDAIAVRYEEIGRVISSQNGSPYSWSVLAQALGAMMVWDAAITVARDFPYEERRGGVLGPLLVRREPVGVVAAVVPWNVPQFTAAAKLGPALLAGCTVVLKPSPESPLDSYILGEIAAEAGLPEGVLSILPADREVSEYLVGHPGVDKVSFTGSVAAGKRVMEVASRNLTRVTLELGGKSAAVILPDADVATAVAGIVPAAWMNNGQACVAQTRILAPRSRYEEIAEALAAAAGALVVGDPLDPATQVGPLVARRQQQRSLDYIGIGQAEGAKVLTGGGRPAGLERGWYVEPTLFGDVDNSMRIAREEIFGPVICLLPYGDEAEARRIANDSDFGLSGSVWTGDVEHGIDFARGVRTGTFNVNTFSLDMLGPFGGYKNSGLGREFGPEGFGEYLEHKMIHLPGGYEGGA
- a CDS encoding tyrosine-type recombinase/integrase — translated: MAGHIQDRWFKVEQGADGKTRRVKTDRYGTGMRYRARYVGPDGTEKSKSFPDRQKRLAEQWLTSIETDMARGEYIDPKVGRTTFQQYAERWVAAQTTDVSTRTGAESRIRLHAYPYIGSRPLGSFQPEHIREWLRKLEDAGLAASTRRTIYANVSAVFTAAVDDRLIARNPFRAASVKAPAQASKRVRPWSVEQVFAVREALPAHYRAMVDVGGGCGLRQGEIFGLPVDEVGFLTGWLHVGYQVKLIGGRAVFAPPKRGKVRDVPLPVHVSRALAAHMKEFPPEEVTLPWETLNGPLVTKRLMFTTEEGKAVGRHYFNTASWKPALVAADVIPAPEPGERPKESREDGMHALRHFYASVLLDAGENIKALSGYLGHADPGFTLRTYTHLMPSSESRTRKAVDDVYKARGEAPDGPQTAQAA
- a CDS encoding helix-turn-helix domain-containing protein, whose protein sequence is MASALTTLRSGLPDRYLTPDDIAELFGVPLETVYQWRRKRTGPPGFRVGKHVRYDPVAVQQWTRERMAADLAA
- a CDS encoding bifunctional DNA primase/polymerase → MGLPVLPLRADKRPLGNCRACEDLACGGRPNMATPGPCACPWPCHGWAAATTDPTVLTSPQWAAAWRRTRAIGYHPGGAGVTVVDLDNPAAVDWARTHLPPTTTVPTTRGQHWIYSGTMRSVNGVRDGVDLKSLMSYARWLGPGTGTLAELPDTVRALAEKEPAAVRPAPRAVTVSAPTGGGECRHRSPAYLERGIAMAEQRITDATSAIHTTVYRTFLAVLSAHGRCGCLTEAHIGRLFTAAQAKGELPRHCTEAWSNAQTALGM
- a CDS encoding DNA cytosine methyltransferase, with the protein product MTQPTLIRREHAARPLLLDLYSCAGGAGRGFDWAGFDVVGVDIRPRPNYPFTFVQADALEYLSALIASGEIERYAFIHTSPPCQAGCALTVGTNRSKGWGGTHVDLVPPTRDLLEASGLPYVIEQPNGKAEIRKDLTLCGEQFGLGVLRHRNFELGRWSVAQPAHVPHRGRVRGWRHGEFFDGPYVAAYGNGGGKPTIPELQAAMGIDWTDVREELTEAIPPAYTQWIGAAFLAQVRAGVAA